In the Bacillus amyloliquefaciens DSM 7 = ATCC 23350 genome, GCGGCGATCAAAGCCGCCAGAATGACAACCGACCCGTTGTCTAATGTATAGGGATTCACAATATCTTTCGTAATGGTTTTCGCAACACCGGTAAATGTCATCGCTCCGAGAAAGTTCATGATGGCCGCCATGATAATCGCGTGCCGCGGCTTCAGCGCTTTTGTCGAAACTGAGGTGGCAATTGCGTTTGCAGTATCGTGAAATCCGTTGATGAAGTCAAATACCAAAGCGCATATGACAATTAATATCGTTAAAAGTAATAGAGTATCCATTATAACCCCTCGTTACGCGTTTTTCATAATGATGGTTTCAAGGTTATTGGCAACACTTTGGCAAGAGTCGGCAATTTCCTCAAGCGTTTCGTAAATCTCACGGTACTGAATCACTTTAATCGGATCGGTTTCTGTGCCGAACAGATTTTTTAATGATTTACGGTGCAGGTTATCACAGCTGTGCTCGTATTCCTTAATTTTAATGGCGTGAGGGTGAATGTCCTTTAATCGGTTTTCTGCAAGCAGTTCAATCGTGATTAAAATTTCTTTCGCGCACTCTCTGATGTATCCGCTGAACTTATCGATATGTTCGTCAGAAGAGGTGATCGAGAAAATTTCCATCATCGCTGAAAAATGTTCGATTCCGTCAAGCACGTCATCGAGGCTGTTTGTCAGCTCAAGGATGTCTTCACGTTCAA is a window encoding:
- a CDS encoding DUF47 domain-containing protein — protein: MIKRKKDKFSLLLTEIAKNIDETAEYFVNFKVTNQTTLKEFADTLKEFETKGDNHVHVMIKELNKAFITPIEREDILELTNSLDDVLDGIEHFSAMMEIFSITSSDEHIDKFSGYIRECAKEILITIELLAENRLKDIHPHAIKIKEYEHSCDNLHRKSLKNLFGTETDPIKVIQYREIYETLEEIADSCQSVANNLETIIMKNA